From a single Salinirussus salinus genomic region:
- the dcd gene encoding dCTP deaminase, translating to MILSDGDILRRLEEGDLVIEPLGDLDLQVQPASVDLRLGRTFLEFQHANIPCIHPESEQEVEEYVEETVVDEGGEFILHPGDFVLGTTRERVAIPDDLIAHVEGRSSLGRLAVVVHATAGLADPGYQGQITLELSNLGTAPVALTPGMRISQLTFTELKNPAERPYGEERGSKYQGQSGPQASKIQGDREFGGDQ from the coding sequence ATGATACTCTCCGACGGGGACATCCTCCGGCGCCTGGAGGAGGGCGACCTGGTCATCGAGCCCCTGGGGGACCTGGACCTGCAGGTCCAGCCAGCGAGCGTCGACCTCCGGCTGGGCCGGACGTTCCTGGAGTTCCAGCACGCCAACATCCCCTGTATCCACCCCGAGAGCGAGCAGGAGGTCGAGGAGTACGTCGAGGAGACTGTCGTCGACGAGGGTGGGGAGTTCATCCTCCACCCCGGCGACTTCGTGCTGGGGACGACCCGCGAGCGCGTCGCCATCCCGGACGACCTGATCGCCCACGTGGAGGGCCGCTCCTCCCTGGGCCGGCTGGCGGTCGTGGTGCACGCAACTGCCGGCCTGGCCGACCCCGGATACCAGGGCCAGATCACGCTCGAACTCTCGAATCTCGGGACCGCACCGGTCGCGCTCACGCCGGGGATGCGCATCTCCCAGCTGACCTTTACAGAACTCAAGAACCCCGCCGAGCGCCCCTACGGGGAGGAGCGGGGCTCGAAGTACCAGGGCCAGTCCGGGCCCCAGGCCTCGAAGATCCAGGGGGACCGCGAGTTCGGAGGCGACCAATGA
- a CDS encoding VOC family protein has product MDGIVFFGTERHDEVVEFYRDLGAEVWLEQPDCTILQAGGFRLGFCARENADTDGIVTFVFEDRDGVDDAYAGLEDLADDPPRYNGTYEIYQFFAEDPEGRTVEFQTFEHE; this is encoded by the coding sequence ATGGATGGCATCGTCTTCTTCGGCACCGAGCGCCACGACGAGGTGGTCGAGTTCTACCGCGACCTGGGCGCGGAGGTGTGGCTCGAACAGCCCGACTGCACGATCCTCCAGGCCGGCGGCTTCCGACTCGGGTTCTGTGCCCGCGAGAACGCCGACACCGACGGCATCGTTACGTTCGTCTTCGAGGACCGCGACGGTGTCGACGACGCCTACGCGGGCCTCGAAGACCTGGCCGACGACCCGCCGCGGTACAACGGGACCTACGAGATCTACCAGTTTTTCGCCGAGGACCCCGAGGGACGGACTGTCGAGTTCCAGACCTTCGAACACGAGTAG
- a CDS encoding class I SAM-dependent methyltransferase encodes MPASDPGAAQQFYTRWARLYDVLARAPGVRSWRARAADALALEAGDTVVEMGCGTGANFPYLCERVGPDGRVVGVDLTPGMLGVARDRVAGADWDSVAVLAGDATRPPLCEPADAIIATFLVGMLEDPAAAVEGWCDALRPGGRLVLLNASRSPHPAAAPLNLLFRLFVRAAAPGGRTTSESPARALEGRVDAARDALAARASSHEERRLGLGYVRLISGRV; translated from the coding sequence ATGCCCGCCAGCGACCCCGGGGCCGCCCAGCAGTTCTACACCCGGTGGGCGCGGCTGTACGACGTACTCGCGCGCGCGCCGGGCGTCCGGTCGTGGCGCGCCCGCGCCGCCGACGCGCTGGCGCTCGAAGCGGGCGACACCGTCGTCGAGATGGGGTGTGGCACGGGCGCGAACTTCCCGTACCTGTGCGAGCGGGTCGGTCCGGACGGACGGGTGGTGGGCGTCGACCTCACGCCGGGGATGCTCGGGGTCGCCCGCGACCGCGTCGCGGGGGCGGACTGGGACAGCGTCGCGGTCCTCGCCGGGGATGCGACCCGGCCGCCACTCTGTGAGCCCGCCGACGCTATTATCGCCACCTTCCTGGTCGGGATGCTCGAGGACCCTGCGGCCGCGGTCGAGGGGTGGTGCGACGCTCTCCGGCCGGGCGGCCGGCTGGTCCTGCTGAACGCCTCGCGCAGCCCCCACCCGGCGGCCGCGCCGCTGAATCTGCTCTTTCGCCTGTTCGTCCGCGCGGCCGCACCCGGCGGCCGAACGACGAGTGAGTCGCCGGCCCGTGCCCTCGAAGGCAGGGTTGACGCTGCCCGCGACGCGCTTGCTGCCCGGGCGAGCAGCCACGAGGAGCGGCGGCTGGGGCTGGGCTACGTCAGGCTCATCAGCGGCCGAGTCTAG
- a CDS encoding energy-coupling factor ABC transporter permease, giving the protein MAHIHLGEGSFPLWALALWTLLGTGLMAAVLYRVRRGKIQTSQIALAGVGAAASFAIFQLNIPVWGGVHMNLTALVGIIAGPALGALIALVVNIFSAALGHGAVGLLGANVMINAGEAIAAYYIFRTLVRMDWDVFPATASAAIAGLSAGAVLMGAIIVISGVNGSALPRADLAVAVAGLVGINVGVAVVEGLLTGFIVQFLASVRPDLLAGGDRSGRDEPAGVTA; this is encoded by the coding sequence ATGGCACACATCCACCTCGGCGAAGGGTCGTTCCCGCTGTGGGCGCTGGCTCTCTGGACGTTGCTCGGAACTGGCCTCATGGCTGCAGTCCTGTACCGCGTGCGGAGGGGAAAGATCCAGACAAGTCAGATCGCGCTCGCAGGGGTCGGTGCGGCCGCGAGTTTCGCCATCTTCCAGTTGAACATCCCGGTCTGGGGTGGCGTCCACATGAACCTCACTGCGCTGGTGGGGATCATCGCCGGACCGGCGCTCGGTGCGCTCATCGCGCTCGTGGTGAACATCTTCTCGGCGGCGCTCGGGCACGGGGCCGTCGGCCTGCTGGGCGCGAACGTGATGATCAACGCCGGCGAAGCGATCGCGGCGTACTACATCTTCCGGACGCTCGTCCGGATGGACTGGGATGTCTTCCCCGCGACGGCCAGCGCTGCCATCGCCGGCCTCTCGGCAGGGGCGGTCCTGATGGGCGCGATCATCGTCATCAGCGGCGTCAACGGGAGCGCACTTCCCCGGGCCGACCTCGCCGTCGCCGTCGCCGGTCTCGTCGGCATCAACGTCGGCGTGGCGGTCGTCGAGGGACTTCTCACCGGTTTTATCGTCCAGTTCCTGGCGTCGGTCCGGCCCGACCTGCTCGCTGGCGGGGACCGGTCCGGCCGGGACGAGCCGGCGGGGGTGACCGCCTGA
- a CDS encoding FkbM family methyltransferase, protein MATGEGEERVRRCHEQVRDSLPAVEYGTCAGVRVPPAAASARRPLDRLFGRDTPEHSSFEGGLASVHREHTCPGEDVAVVGGGFGITTVAAVEAGARVTVYEASADRLAALRETLRLNAVDAGQVTLRQAVVGTLAEAEAEGKGLDPDAVRTVAPADLLPCDVLELDCEGAERAVLRGLRDAAADDSLPRLVAVEVHPIKLGHPPGEVVDLLSGLGYEPVEWLTHDGAGISREQFEALLDGETPGVTPEDHQEFPPVVVAER, encoded by the coding sequence ATGGCGACCGGCGAGGGCGAGGAGCGTGTACGCCGCTGCCACGAGCAGGTCCGGGACTCGCTCCCGGCCGTCGAGTACGGCACCTGTGCGGGCGTCCGGGTCCCGCCGGCGGCCGCCAGCGCGCGGAGACCCCTCGACCGGCTGTTCGGTCGGGACACCCCCGAACACTCCTCCTTCGAGGGCGGGCTCGCGTCCGTCCACCGCGAGCACACCTGTCCGGGCGAGGACGTCGCGGTCGTCGGCGGGGGCTTCGGCATCACGACCGTGGCCGCGGTCGAGGCCGGCGCCCGGGTCACGGTCTACGAGGCCAGCGCCGACCGCCTCGCCGCACTCCGGGAGACGCTCCGGCTGAACGCGGTCGACGCGGGGCAGGTCACGCTCCGGCAGGCCGTCGTCGGAACGCTGGCGGAGGCCGAGGCCGAGGGGAAGGGGCTGGACCCGGACGCGGTCCGGACTGTCGCGCCCGCCGACCTCCTGCCGTGTGACGTGCTCGAACTCGACTGCGAGGGTGCCGAGCGGGCGGTCCTCCGGGGGCTGAGAGACGCCGCGGCCGACGACTCCCTCCCGCGGCTCGTCGCCGTCGAGGTCCACCCCATCAAGCTCGGCCACCCGCCGGGGGAGGTGGTGGACCTGCTCTCCGGACTAGGCTATGAGCCCGTCGAGTGGCTGACCCACGACGGCGCCGGCATCTCCCGCGAACAGTTCGAGGCCCTGCTCGACGGCGAGACGCCCGGCGTGACTCCCGAAGACCACCAGGAGTTTCCCCCCGTCGTCGTCGCCGAACGCTGA
- a CDS encoding DUF7001 family protein, with the protein MVERVTLYRAPTTEADADAVAEWLRGRVDDGVAVDVRGRFLSLYADERIAEDFARARVLSPYERETGNEMLGIVRYEERALENPERAGGVVYDGLAVQAALGERLPDGESGLDHLHVPLLDRVVGTWGDHDGRWHKRVNVLGQPAPVSVPGLYEAPAKPEAYYKEQQKRALLSGGPPPREVLESEVEGDFLVADDPRTTDALKGYVLQAYHYLETGEAFCERGACRLANPHRQPGVVEAQLREPEFCETHAGRYG; encoded by the coding sequence ATGGTCGAACGGGTCACGCTCTACCGCGCCCCGACGACCGAGGCCGACGCGGACGCTGTCGCCGAGTGGCTCCGTGGCCGGGTCGACGACGGGGTCGCGGTCGACGTGCGCGGGCGGTTCCTCTCGCTGTACGCCGACGAACGAATCGCCGAGGACTTCGCGCGGGCGCGGGTCCTCTCGCCGTACGAGCGGGAGACCGGCAACGAGATGCTCGGGATCGTCCGCTACGAGGAGCGCGCGCTCGAGAATCCCGAACGCGCCGGCGGCGTGGTCTACGACGGGCTCGCCGTCCAGGCGGCGCTGGGCGAGCGCCTCCCGGACGGGGAGTCGGGACTGGACCACCTGCACGTCCCGCTGCTGGACCGCGTCGTGGGGACCTGGGGCGACCACGACGGCCGGTGGCACAAGCGCGTGAACGTGCTGGGCCAGCCCGCCCCCGTCTCCGTTCCCGGGCTCTACGAGGCTCCCGCAAAGCCCGAGGCCTACTACAAGGAACAGCAGAAACGGGCGCTGCTCTCCGGCGGGCCGCCGCCCCGCGAGGTCCTAGAGAGCGAGGTGGAGGGCGACTTCCTCGTCGCCGACGACCCCCGGACGACCGACGCGCTCAAGGGCTATGTCCTCCAGGCGTACCACTACCTCGAGACCGGCGAGGCCTTCTGCGAGCGCGGGGCGTGCCGGCTGGCCAACCCCCACCGCCAGCCCGGCGTGGTCGAGGCGCAGCTGCGCGAACCGGAGTTCTGTGAGACACACGCCGGGCGGTACGGGTAG
- a CDS encoding energy-coupling factor ABC transporter ATP-binding protein: protein MSRSGSPLVDLRCQSHTYADGTVGVHDVNFEVYPDEVVALVGGNGAGKSTLLEHLNATLVPDEGELLVDGTPITDDNKAYARKEVGFVFQDADTQLVAPTVLDDVMFGLRNYGVPVDEARDRAREALATVDAAHLEDRIPHYLSGGEKRLVGLAGVLVLEPSVVVLDEPLAGLDPERSRLVADRIEQVHEEGLSVVLSTHDLEFAAGIADRVCVMVDGNVAGCGAPHEVFYDDDLLGRANLRPPSAVRVAREAGLDASARPVTGADLVALLNDGASDPDTVPASVDSSGHG from the coding sequence GTGAGCCGGTCCGGGTCGCCGCTGGTCGACCTCCGGTGTCAGTCTCACACCTACGCTGACGGGACAGTCGGGGTGCACGACGTGAATTTCGAGGTCTACCCCGACGAAGTCGTCGCGCTCGTCGGTGGCAACGGCGCCGGGAAGTCGACGCTGCTCGAACACCTGAACGCGACGCTCGTTCCCGACGAGGGCGAGCTCCTCGTCGACGGTACGCCGATTACCGACGACAACAAGGCTTACGCCCGGAAGGAGGTCGGCTTCGTCTTCCAGGACGCCGATACGCAACTGGTCGCCCCTACCGTTCTCGATGACGTGATGTTCGGCCTCCGGAACTACGGCGTGCCTGTCGACGAGGCGAGAGACCGCGCCCGCGAGGCGCTCGCAACCGTCGACGCGGCTCACCTCGAAGACCGTATCCCCCACTACCTGAGCGGTGGCGAGAAACGCCTCGTCGGCCTCGCCGGTGTGCTCGTGCTGGAACCGAGTGTCGTGGTGCTGGACGAGCCGCTGGCGGGACTGGACCCCGAGCGGTCCCGCCTGGTCGCCGACCGCATCGAACAGGTCCACGAGGAGGGCCTCAGCGTCGTCCTGTCGACCCACGACCTCGAGTTCGCCGCCGGGATCGCCGACCGTGTCTGCGTGATGGTCGACGGCAACGTCGCCGGGTGCGGGGCGCCCCACGAGGTGTTCTACGACGACGACCTGCTGGGACGGGCGAACCTCCGCCCGCCGAGCGCGGTCCGCGTGGCTCGTGAGGCAGGACTGGATGCGAGCGCACGGCCGGTGACGGGGGCGGACCTCGTCGCCCTTCTCAACGACGGGGCTTCCGACCCGGACACCGTGCCGGCGTCGGTCGACAGCAGCGGGCACGGCTGA
- a CDS encoding thiamine-phosphate synthase family protein: protein MKFIEEVVVEEFLPTFRSLLAERLREEGLTQSEVADLLGISQSAVSKYVHGEVDRNERLAADGTVTDLVDRLAEGLATGDMTTVEALVEAEVAIRELERGGVLATLHEEAVPGLAAYEGNAIHDPDGRIRAAGQVRASVRRGLRVLRNTAGFAAMVPAVGSNLVECLPDAGTIDDVAAVPGRIIDVQGEVTIPGDPEFGVSQYVAGILLAARAAGSEARAAVNVSYDPATVAALEGEGHAAAEFDPEADVDEAIAAALSGTPDASVLYQTGAMGVEPIVYVLGPDAPTVAERVRAVA, encoded by the coding sequence GTGAAGTTCATCGAGGAGGTCGTCGTCGAGGAGTTTCTCCCCACTTTCCGGTCGCTGTTGGCCGAACGGCTCCGCGAGGAGGGACTGACCCAGAGTGAGGTGGCGGACCTGCTTGGCATCAGTCAGAGCGCGGTCTCGAAGTACGTCCACGGCGAGGTCGACCGCAACGAGCGGCTGGCCGCGGACGGGACCGTCACCGACCTGGTCGACCGGCTGGCCGAGGGGCTGGCGACCGGCGACATGACCACCGTCGAGGCGCTCGTCGAGGCGGAAGTCGCAATCCGGGAACTGGAGCGGGGCGGCGTGCTCGCGACACTCCACGAGGAGGCCGTCCCCGGGCTCGCTGCCTACGAGGGAAACGCGATCCACGACCCCGATGGACGGATCCGCGCGGCCGGCCAGGTGCGGGCGTCGGTCCGGCGGGGGCTGCGCGTGCTCCGGAACACCGCCGGCTTCGCGGCGATGGTGCCCGCCGTCGGCTCCAACCTCGTGGAGTGTCTCCCCGACGCCGGGACCATCGACGACGTGGCCGCCGTGCCCGGGCGGATCATCGACGTGCAGGGGGAGGTGACGATCCCCGGCGACCCGGAGTTCGGCGTCAGCCAGTACGTCGCCGGCATCCTGCTGGCGGCGCGGGCCGCGGGCAGCGAGGCCCGCGCGGCGGTCAACGTCAGCTACGACCCCGCGACCGTCGCGGCCCTCGAAGGCGAGGGCCACGCAGCCGCCGAATTCGACCCCGAGGCCGACGTCGACGAGGCTATCGCGGCGGCGCTGTCCGGCACGCCCGATGCGAGCGTCCTCTACCAGACCGGCGCGATGGGGGTCGAACCCATCGTCTACGTCCTCGGGCCGGACGCCCCGACGGTCGCCGAGCGGGTCCGGGCGGTCGCCTGA
- a CDS encoding MFS transporter — MSSRSQFYPLYLTRFVGSLGYITLLTLLPTYIEQLGATGVTAGLFVTALGVGRGVALVPLGWAADRFSKRAILLGSLALSGAAYASFTVVESSTGFILARTLQGLGIVGTGMVSLALVGDLAAGDERANQIGKYNSWRMAAGITGTLAAGALFDLYGFRPIFAALVVLFALALVGVWLLVEDDGDRTGFAFFDLAFNERILTITSFRAQYAVSVTLVRNWVPIFVGLSVARGGLALTATAVGVVVAAEKFTNMLCQPVTGRLSDRFGRGLFVGAGGAAYGILALAFPLVPAAGAVLDLSVTVPVLGTVPGAFFVAVFLNALLGVADAVREPASMALFADEGKDSGITSSFGIRGLVWRPGALLAPLLGGYLMDSVGMEWVFVVAGVTALTGVVAFWGIISVRHGPRKLADW, encoded by the coding sequence GTGTCGAGTCGTAGCCAGTTCTACCCCCTCTACCTCACGCGGTTTGTCGGCAGCCTGGGGTACATCACGCTGCTGACGCTGCTACCGACCTACATCGAGCAGCTGGGCGCGACCGGCGTCACGGCGGGGCTGTTCGTGACCGCGCTGGGGGTCGGGCGGGGGGTCGCGCTCGTGCCGCTGGGGTGGGCCGCCGACCGCTTCAGCAAGCGGGCGATCCTGCTGGGGTCGCTGGCGCTCAGCGGAGCCGCGTACGCCTCCTTCACCGTCGTCGAGAGCTCGACGGGGTTCATCCTCGCCCGGACGCTGCAGGGGCTGGGGATCGTCGGGACGGGGATGGTGAGCCTCGCACTCGTCGGGGACCTGGCGGCCGGCGACGAACGCGCCAACCAGATCGGCAAGTACAACTCCTGGCGGATGGCGGCGGGGATCACCGGAACCCTCGCCGCGGGCGCACTCTTTGACCTCTACGGCTTCCGGCCGATCTTCGCCGCGCTCGTGGTTCTCTTCGCGCTCGCGCTGGTCGGCGTCTGGCTGCTCGTCGAGGACGACGGCGACCGGACCGGCTTCGCCTTCTTCGACCTGGCGTTCAACGAGCGGATCCTGACGATCACCAGCTTCCGGGCGCAGTACGCCGTCTCGGTGACGCTGGTGCGCAACTGGGTTCCGATCTTCGTCGGCCTCTCGGTCGCTCGCGGGGGGCTCGCGCTCACCGCGACGGCGGTGGGCGTGGTCGTGGCCGCCGAGAAGTTCACCAACATGCTCTGTCAGCCGGTCACAGGCCGGCTCTCGGACCGCTTCGGCCGGGGGCTGTTCGTCGGCGCCGGCGGGGCCGCCTACGGCATCCTCGCGCTGGCCTTCCCGCTGGTGCCCGCCGCCGGTGCGGTCCTGGACCTCTCGGTGACCGTCCCGGTGCTCGGGACGGTGCCGGGCGCCTTCTTCGTCGCCGTCTTCCTGAACGCGCTGCTGGGCGTCGCGGACGCCGTCCGCGAGCCCGCGAGCATGGCGCTGTTCGCCGACGAGGGGAAAGACAGCGGGATCACCAGCAGCTTCGGGATCCGCGGGCTCGTCTGGCGGCCGGGTGCGCTGCTCGCGCCGCTTCTGGGCGGCTACCTGATGGACTCGGTGGGGATGGAGTGGGTGTTCGTCGTCGCCGGCGTCACGGCGCTGACGGGCGTGGTCGCCTTCTGGGGGATCATCTCGGTCCGGCACGGCCCGCGAAAACTGGCGGACTGGTAA
- a CDS encoding enoyl-CoA hydratase/isomerase family protein yields MVTVDTDMLAIEESPDLVTVELARPEKLNALAPPMVRGLADVFGRLEDDTGRGVLLTGQGRATCAGMDEDIVSDDYAAEHGDLHETLQGVYRQVEAHPGPVALAGHGAVIGAAMLVSLSCEFVVVGEDTTLAIPEVSYDIASDRAATVLPGYVGRHVASELVLTGEPLAPERAREVGLVNDVVEEDADAVRERARELLADVTRHDGDVVADVIGKMPSVEP; encoded by the coding sequence ATGGTCACCGTCGACACCGACATGCTCGCCATCGAGGAGTCACCCGACCTGGTCACGGTCGAACTCGCGCGCCCGGAGAAGCTGAACGCCCTCGCGCCGCCGATGGTCCGCGGGCTCGCCGACGTCTTCGGGCGGCTCGAAGACGACACTGGCCGGGGTGTCCTCCTGACCGGTCAGGGACGGGCGACGTGTGCCGGCATGGACGAGGACATCGTCAGCGACGACTACGCCGCGGAACACGGCGACCTCCACGAGACCCTCCAGGGGGTGTACCGCCAGGTCGAAGCCCACCCCGGCCCGGTCGCGCTCGCGGGCCACGGCGCGGTCATCGGCGCGGCGATGCTGGTCTCGCTGTCCTGCGAGTTCGTCGTCGTCGGGGAGGACACCACGCTTGCCATCCCCGAGGTCAGCTACGACATCGCCTCCGACCGGGCGGCGACGGTGCTGCCGGGCTACGTCGGCCGCCACGTCGCCAGCGAACTGGTCCTGACGGGCGAGCCACTCGCCCCCGAGCGGGCCCGGGAGGTGGGGCTGGTCAACGACGTCGTCGAGGAGGACGCCGACGCCGTCAGGGAGCGCGCCCGGGAACTGCTCGCGGACGTGACCCGCCACGACGGCGATGTCGTGGCCGACGTCATCGGGAAGATGCCGAGCGTCGAGCCCTAG
- a CDS encoding YIP1 family protein, giving the protein MALHSSTATLRQTLLSPWSFFADRSPRSGVGFGVVALVAVAHVLVVFVGLLLVGVRVATLDDGVGVGQAVSAVAGEVLGASLVLGVLVFVNWLLVSAVLHVPAKVAHGWGTFGDTLFVVARSSPVALLVPVATVAATLLAVGEAGSAEAAARQLGSLRGAVGGASALAVVAVLLWQGVIWVAGLERTHDMDGGQATAAVAVTVLLGLVVALGA; this is encoded by the coding sequence ATGGCCCTCCACAGTTCGACGGCGACGCTCCGGCAGACGCTGCTTTCCCCGTGGTCGTTTTTCGCCGACCGGTCCCCGCGGTCCGGTGTCGGCTTCGGCGTGGTCGCTCTGGTCGCCGTCGCCCACGTCCTCGTCGTGTTCGTCGGCCTCCTGCTGGTCGGCGTCCGGGTCGCGACACTCGACGACGGCGTCGGGGTCGGTCAGGCCGTGTCGGCAGTCGCCGGGGAGGTCCTCGGCGCGAGCCTCGTCCTCGGCGTGCTGGTGTTCGTGAACTGGCTGCTGGTGAGCGCCGTCCTGCACGTGCCGGCAAAGGTGGCACACGGGTGGGGGACGTTCGGCGACACGCTGTTCGTGGTGGCCCGGTCGTCGCCGGTCGCCCTGCTCGTGCCGGTGGCGACGGTCGCCGCGACGCTGCTGGCCGTGGGCGAGGCCGGGTCGGCGGAGGCCGCCGCCCGACAGCTCGGCTCGCTCCGGGGGGCCGTCGGCGGCGCCAGCGCGCTCGCCGTCGTCGCCGTCCTGCTCTGGCAGGGGGTCATCTGGGTGGCCGGCCTCGAGCGGACACACGACATGGACGGCGGGCAGGCGACCGCCGCCGTGGCGGTGACCGTCCTCCTCGGGCTGGTGGTCGCGCTCGGGGCGTGA
- a CDS encoding energy-coupling factor transporter transmembrane component T family protein produces the protein MTTLSNHVPDPRLITAYAEHREGPLHRVNPWTKLGIVGALVLAVTTVDRLAVLAGLYGVVLAVYGVSGLPYRRLVRWYTLPMLFVVSVAGPLAFLEPGVPIGGAIPTPLGDLSVTWAGAALFAELTCRSLTVVTFALTASMTTKYTDIAYMLGRVLPRPLDQVALLTYRFTFVMVETLEDLVKGGLSRGAHFSEFWSNKRLYARILGMTMLSAIEQSERLVKSMEARGYDGDLTVYGDVSRPPPAELLAVAGAYVAVVGYSATVVYGVGL, from the coding sequence ATGACCACCCTCTCGAATCACGTTCCCGACCCGCGGCTCATCACGGCCTATGCGGAGCACCGCGAAGGGCCGCTTCATCGGGTCAACCCGTGGACGAAACTCGGCATCGTCGGCGCGCTCGTGCTCGCGGTCACGACCGTCGACCGTCTCGCGGTGCTGGCCGGGCTGTACGGAGTTGTCCTTGCCGTCTACGGGGTCTCGGGGCTCCCGTACCGGCGGCTGGTCCGCTGGTACACGCTGCCGATGCTGTTCGTCGTCTCCGTCGCCGGCCCGCTGGCGTTTCTCGAACCCGGCGTCCCCATCGGCGGTGCCATCCCGACCCCGCTCGGTGACCTCTCGGTGACGTGGGCCGGCGCGGCCCTGTTCGCGGAGCTGACCTGCCGGTCGCTGACCGTCGTCACGTTCGCGCTGACGGCGTCCATGACGACGAAGTACACCGACATCGCGTACATGCTCGGCCGTGTACTCCCGCGCCCCCTCGACCAGGTCGCGCTCCTCACCTACCGGTTCACCTTCGTCATGGTCGAGACCCTGGAGGACCTGGTGAAAGGTGGCCTCTCCCGCGGAGCGCACTTCTCGGAGTTCTGGTCGAACAAACGGCTCTACGCCCGGATCCTCGGGATGACGATGCTGTCGGCGATCGAGCAGTCCGAGCGCCTGGTGAAGTCGATGGAGGCACGCGGCTACGACGGCGACCTCACGGTGTACGGCGACGTGTCGCGGCCGCCGCCGGCAGAACTCCTCGCCGTCGCCGGGGCGTACGTCGCCGTCGTCGGCTACTCGGCGACCGTCGTCTACGGGGTGGGACTGTGA
- a CDS encoding cobalamin transport operon protein produces the protein MNRLKQYAGLAGLVAVATAIGLWAFGATGGALPWAKRSARTLQRGLADGGGALVDFGRGIVIAGPIRKGGLVFEYAVVVAALLLVGVALYVYVDRYRDIGEQERTA, from the coding sequence ATGAACCGTCTGAAACAGTACGCCGGGCTGGCGGGACTGGTTGCCGTGGCGACCGCCATCGGCCTGTGGGCCTTCGGCGCCACGGGCGGCGCACTCCCGTGGGCGAAACGCTCCGCCCGGACCCTCCAGCGCGGGCTCGCCGACGGCGGCGGCGCCCTCGTCGACTTCGGTCGGGGTATCGTCATCGCCGGCCCGATCCGGAAGGGAGGGCTGGTCTTCGAGTACGCGGTGGTCGTCGCCGCACTCCTGCTCGTCGGCGTCGCTCTGTACGTCTACGTCGACCGGTACCGCGATATCGGCGAGCAAGAGCGTACCGCGTAG
- a CDS encoding enoyl-CoA hydratase/isomerase family protein: MEYAAIEYEQRETTAWISLDRPAALNALNDELLTELEHAVYRAEDAEGVRAVVIEGNGDAFSSGYDISDAEPDATTDEKVHDQRTHLEAIFSARLPVIAAVDGAAVAGGCNLAIVCDLTFATEGSDFGYPDMHFGEPPPKFVLPFVTDSLKDARELLYSGKNVDARTAAEMGLVNDVVPEGELQARVEEELDHIRKTPGTALTMVKAMINDVQETQGYRRYGRVEELVGTLSMETDAPERFREIRDEEGLQAALDWMHGTDKP; encoded by the coding sequence ATGGAGTACGCCGCGATCGAGTACGAACAGAGAGAGACGACAGCGTGGATCAGCCTCGACCGGCCGGCGGCGCTGAACGCGCTGAACGACGAGCTGCTCACCGAACTGGAGCACGCCGTCTACCGCGCCGAGGACGCCGAGGGCGTCCGCGCGGTCGTCATCGAGGGCAACGGCGACGCCTTCTCCTCGGGCTACGACATCAGCGACGCCGAACCCGACGCGACCACCGACGAGAAGGTCCACGACCAGCGGACCCACCTGGAAGCCATCTTTTCCGCGCGGCTGCCGGTCATCGCGGCGGTCGACGGCGCGGCCGTCGCGGGTGGCTGTAACCTCGCTATCGTGTGCGACCTCACCTTCGCCACCGAGGGTTCGGACTTTGGCTACCCGGACATGCACTTCGGCGAGCCCCCGCCGAAGTTCGTCCTCCCGTTCGTGACCGACTCCCTGAAAGACGCCCGGGAGCTGCTCTACAGCGGGAAGAACGTCGACGCCCGCACGGCCGCGGAGATGGGACTGGTCAACGACGTCGTCCCGGAGGGCGAGCTACAGGCCAGAGTCGAGGAGGAACTCGACCACATCCGCAAGACCCCGGGCACGGCGCTCACCATGGTCAAGGCGATGATAAACGACGTCCAGGAGACCCAGGGCTACCGCCGCTACGGTCGGGTGGAGGAACTCGTCGGGACGCTGAGCATGGAGACCGACGCTCCCGAACGGTTCCGGGAGATCCGCGACGAGGAGGGGCTGCAGGCCGCGCTGGACTGGATGCACGGGACCGACAAACCCTGA